In a single window of the Rhineura floridana isolate rRhiFlo1 chromosome 3, rRhiFlo1.hap2, whole genome shotgun sequence genome:
- the GPKOW gene encoding G-patch domain and KOW motifs-containing protein has translation MAEDAEKPVGAPAAPVSFGFTRTTGRRRFLFVTGQDGSGEAKQEPDFLSAIEGRELQSVRPAAQPKELVIPLIQKNKWKKPEDPASLQEQEGNNCVEAQAVRELIEESRKSQEQWESGTKIDPTFSIPLLMQNRVPDGYEDGEKVDVSLRPESSTEADYEEVPIEAYGLAMLKGMGWKAGEGIGRTFKQDVKPLENRLRPKGLGLGADRSVAQDLQPSGPRRPPKPGEEPSKSKDEPLGLVTGGAVFIEVGPHKELYGKIEGIDGDNARVMVKLAIGGKTVTVSQHGVRPVTQKEYDKLAKDLSRLSKGHKEKETEQRNGTKHDSDHRASEDKKEEREKKRKHPPGAERDDRAGKQKKGGGSGSGSNSSSRTSHWLRRDLRVRFVDKLFKGGKYYNTKMVIEDVLKPDTCVCRTEEGRILDGIPESMLETVIPRSDSDWVMVVLGEYAGRVGHILRRDKAQSRALVQLQQDDEKLLTLEYDAVCHYVGGSEDD, from the exons ATGGCGGAGGATGCCGAGAAGCCAGTAGGAGCCCCGGCTGCTCCGGTGTCGTTCGGTTTCACCCGAACAACTGGGCGGAGGCGGTTTCTTTTCGTGACAGGGCAGGATGGTAGCGGCGAAGCAAAACAGGAGCCTGATTTCCTCTCCGCCATCGAGGGGCGGGAATTGCAAAG TGTTCGGCCAGCCGCACAGCCGAAAGAGCTTGTAATTCCACTGATACAGAAGAACAAATGGAAGAAGCCAGAAGACCCTGCATCCCTCCAGGAGCAGGAGGGGAACAACTGTGTGGAGGCACAAGCAGTCAGAGAGCTCATTGAAG AATCCAGGAAGTCCCAGGAGCAATGGGAGAGTGGCACAAAGATAGACCCCACTTTTTCCATTCCCCTCCTCATGCAGAACCGTGTCCCTGATGGCTATGAGGACGGAGAGAAAGTGGATGTCAGCCTCCGTCCAGAATCG TCGACTGAGGCGGATTATGAGGAGGTACCAATAGAAGCCTATGGCCTTGCTATGCTGAAGGGCATGGGCTGGAAGGCAGGTGAGGGCATCGGGCGCACCTTCAAGCA AGATGTGAAGCCTCTGGAGAATCGTCTTCGACCCAAAGGCCTGGGGCTTGGAGCAGACCGCTCGGTAGCCCAGGATTTGCAGCCCTCGGGACCCCGACGACCCCCAAAGCCTGGCGAGGAGCCTTCAAAGAGCAAGGATGAGCCTTTGGGATTGGTCACAGGGGGTGCGGTTTTTATCGAGGTGGGGCCTCACAAGGAGCTGTACGGGAAG ATTGAAGGCATAGATGGGGATAACGCTCGCGTCATGGTGAAATTGGCCATCGGTGGCAAAACGGTGACCGTGAGTCAGCATGGAGTCCGGCCTGTGACCCAGAAGGAATACGATAAGCTGGCCAAAGACCTAA GCCGCCTCAGCAAGGGCCACAAAGAGAAGGAAACAGAACAGAGAAATGGGACCAAGCATGACTCGGATCACAGAGCCTCAGAAGAcaaaaaggaggagagagagaaaaagaggaaacATCCGCCAGGTGCCGAGAG AGACGACCGTGCTGGGAAGCagaagaagggtggtggcagcggcagcggcagcaatTCCTCTTCCAGAACATCTCACTGGTTGCGGCGAGACTTGCGAGTCCGCTTTGTAGATAAGCTCTTCAAGGGGGGCAAATACTACAATACCAAG atggtAATCGAAGATGTCCTCAAGCCAGACACATGTGTCTGTCGAACAGAAGAGGGTCGGATTCTGGATG GGATTCCTGAGTCCATGCTAGAGACGGTTATCCCTCGGAGTGATTCTGACTGGGTCATGGTGGTGCTGGGGGAGTATGCTGGCCGG GTGGGCCATATTCTTCGTCGAGATAAAGCGCAGAGCCGTGCACTGGTGCAGCTGCAGCAGGATGATGAGAAACTCTTGACACTAGAGTATGATGCCGTCTGTCACTATGTTGGTGGATCAGAGGATGACTGA
- the FTSJ1 gene encoding tRNA (cytidine(32)/guanosine(34)-2'-O)-methyltransferase isoform X1 — protein MCHIDPEELYTLCACVTQSIASCVVVLFFNSPKQAYEENQGPLVSRELPQHSGKASNRPIPYSNLVPVNLGRMGRSSKDKRDIYYRLAKEEGWRARSAFKLLQLDEEYHLFQGVSRAVDLCAAPGSWSQVLSRKLKGEDAKNSDVKIVAVDLQAMAPLPGVIQIQGDITKVSTAKEIICHFEGQPADLVVCDGAPDVTGLHDIDEYIQAQLLLAALNITTHVLKKGGTFVAKIFRGKDITLLYSQLRLFFPVVTCAKPRSSRNSSIEAFVVCQNYSPPEGYVPNMSNPLLDHCYDVDFNQLEGPNRVIVPFLACGDLSAYDSDRTYPLQLDPEKKYTYVPPTQPPIRPPYEEACFLKKHNLLTKEQMPQPQQETAPCEPPQQQEQGAVCLPLEAKVMEELSM, from the exons ATGTGCCACATCGACCCAGAAGAGCTATATACCCTGTGCGCATGCGTAACGCAGAGTATCGCTTCGTGTGTGGTAGTACTCTTCTTTAACTCTCCCAAACAGGCTTATGAAGAAAATCAAGGACCGCTTGTATCGCGCGAGTTGCCTCAG CACAGTGGCAAAGCAAGTAATAGACCAATTCCTTACTCGAATCTGGTACCTGTCAACTTAGGGAGGATGGGACGTTCCTCCAAGGACAAGCGTGACATTTACTACCGCCTGGCCAAAGAAGAGGGATGGCGAGCCCGCAGCGCATTCAAACTTCTGCAACTGGATGAGGAATATCATTTGTTTCAAG GTGTCTCCAGGGCTGTGGATCTCTGTGCAGCTCCTGGGAGCTGGAGCCAGGTTTTAAGCCGAAAGCTCAA AGGAGAAGACGCTAAAAACTCAGATGTCAAAATAGTGGCTGTAGATTTGCAAGCCATGGCTCCATTGCCTGGTGTCATCCAAATCCAGGGGGACATTACCAAG GTCTCTACAGCCAAGGAGATCATTTGCCATTTTGAGGGGCAGCCGGCTGACCTGGTGGTGTGTGATGGAGCCCCTGATG TGACTGGACTCCATGACATAGATGAGTACATTCAGGCCCAACTACTGCTCGCT GCCCTGAACATCACAACACATGTGCTAAAGAAGGGAGGGACGTTTGTAGCAAAG ATATTCCGAGGGAAGGACATCACCCTTCTGTATTCCCAGCTGCGGCTTTTCTTCCCTGTTGTGACGTGCGCCAAACCCCGAAGTAGCCGCAACTCCAGCATTG AGGCCTTTGTTGTTTGCCAAAACTACAGCCCCCCTGAGGGCTATGTGCCAAACATGTCCAATCCCTTGCTGGATCACTGTTACG ATGTGGATTTTAACCAGTTGGAGGGCCCTAATCGGGTCATTGTCCCCTTCCTGGCTTGTGGAGATCTGAGTGCTTACGATTCCGACCGGACGTACCCTTTACAG CTGGATCCTGAGAAGAAATATACTTATGTACCCCCCACTCAGCCTCCCATCCGCCCTCCCTACGAAGAGGCCTGCTTCTTAAAGAAACACAATCTCCTCACCAAGGAGCAAATGCCCCAACCTCAGCAGGAAACCGCCCCCTGCGAGCCtccacagcagcaagagcagggGGCTGTGTGCCTTCCTCTAGAGGCCAAGGTCATGGAAGAACTGTCGATGTGA
- the FTSJ1 gene encoding tRNA (cytidine(32)/guanosine(34)-2'-O)-methyltransferase isoform X2 produces the protein MCHIDPEELYTLCACVTQSIASCVVVLFFNSPKQAYEENQGPLVSRELPQHSGKASNRPIPYSNLVPVNLGRMGRSSKDKRDIYYRLAKEEGWRARSAFKLLQLDEEYHLFQGVSRAVDLCAAPGSWSQVLSRKLKGEDAKNSDVKIVAVDLQAMAPLPGVIQIQGDITKVSTAKEIICHFEGQPADLVVCDGAPDVTGLHDIDEYIQAQLLLAALNITTHVLKKGGTFVAKIFRGKDITLLYSQLRLFFPVVTCAKPRSSRNSSIDVDFNQLEGPNRVIVPFLACGDLSAYDSDRTYPLQLDPEKKYTYVPPTQPPIRPPYEEACFLKKHNLLTKEQMPQPQQETAPCEPPQQQEQGAVCLPLEAKVMEELSM, from the exons ATGTGCCACATCGACCCAGAAGAGCTATATACCCTGTGCGCATGCGTAACGCAGAGTATCGCTTCGTGTGTGGTAGTACTCTTCTTTAACTCTCCCAAACAGGCTTATGAAGAAAATCAAGGACCGCTTGTATCGCGCGAGTTGCCTCAG CACAGTGGCAAAGCAAGTAATAGACCAATTCCTTACTCGAATCTGGTACCTGTCAACTTAGGGAGGATGGGACGTTCCTCCAAGGACAAGCGTGACATTTACTACCGCCTGGCCAAAGAAGAGGGATGGCGAGCCCGCAGCGCATTCAAACTTCTGCAACTGGATGAGGAATATCATTTGTTTCAAG GTGTCTCCAGGGCTGTGGATCTCTGTGCAGCTCCTGGGAGCTGGAGCCAGGTTTTAAGCCGAAAGCTCAA AGGAGAAGACGCTAAAAACTCAGATGTCAAAATAGTGGCTGTAGATTTGCAAGCCATGGCTCCATTGCCTGGTGTCATCCAAATCCAGGGGGACATTACCAAG GTCTCTACAGCCAAGGAGATCATTTGCCATTTTGAGGGGCAGCCGGCTGACCTGGTGGTGTGTGATGGAGCCCCTGATG TGACTGGACTCCATGACATAGATGAGTACATTCAGGCCCAACTACTGCTCGCT GCCCTGAACATCACAACACATGTGCTAAAGAAGGGAGGGACGTTTGTAGCAAAG ATATTCCGAGGGAAGGACATCACCCTTCTGTATTCCCAGCTGCGGCTTTTCTTCCCTGTTGTGACGTGCGCCAAACCCCGAAGTAGCCGCAACTCCAGCATTG ATGTGGATTTTAACCAGTTGGAGGGCCCTAATCGGGTCATTGTCCCCTTCCTGGCTTGTGGAGATCTGAGTGCTTACGATTCCGACCGGACGTACCCTTTACAG CTGGATCCTGAGAAGAAATATACTTATGTACCCCCCACTCAGCCTCCCATCCGCCCTCCCTACGAAGAGGCCTGCTTCTTAAAGAAACACAATCTCCTCACCAAGGAGCAAATGCCCCAACCTCAGCAGGAAACCGCCCCCTGCGAGCCtccacagcagcaagagcagggGGCTGTGTGCCTTCCTCTAGAGGCCAAGGTCATGGAAGAACTGTCGATGTGA
- the FTSJ1 gene encoding tRNA (cytidine(32)/guanosine(34)-2'-O)-methyltransferase isoform X3: MQNAFLKHSGKASNRPIPYSNLVPVNLGRMGRSSKDKRDIYYRLAKEEGWRARSAFKLLQLDEEYHLFQGVSRAVDLCAAPGSWSQVLSRKLKGEDAKNSDVKIVAVDLQAMAPLPGVIQIQGDITKVSTAKEIICHFEGQPADLVVCDGAPDVTGLHDIDEYIQAQLLLAALNITTHVLKKGGTFVAKIFRGKDITLLYSQLRLFFPVVTCAKPRSSRNSSIEAFVVCQNYSPPEGYVPNMSNPLLDHCYDVDFNQLEGPNRVIVPFLACGDLSAYDSDRTYPLQLDPEKKYTYVPPTQPPIRPPYEEACFLKKHNLLTKEQMPQPQQETAPCEPPQQQEQGAVCLPLEAKVMEELSM; this comes from the exons ATGCAGAATGCATTTCTCAAG CACAGTGGCAAAGCAAGTAATAGACCAATTCCTTACTCGAATCTGGTACCTGTCAACTTAGGGAGGATGGGACGTTCCTCCAAGGACAAGCGTGACATTTACTACCGCCTGGCCAAAGAAGAGGGATGGCGAGCCCGCAGCGCATTCAAACTTCTGCAACTGGATGAGGAATATCATTTGTTTCAAG GTGTCTCCAGGGCTGTGGATCTCTGTGCAGCTCCTGGGAGCTGGAGCCAGGTTTTAAGCCGAAAGCTCAA AGGAGAAGACGCTAAAAACTCAGATGTCAAAATAGTGGCTGTAGATTTGCAAGCCATGGCTCCATTGCCTGGTGTCATCCAAATCCAGGGGGACATTACCAAG GTCTCTACAGCCAAGGAGATCATTTGCCATTTTGAGGGGCAGCCGGCTGACCTGGTGGTGTGTGATGGAGCCCCTGATG TGACTGGACTCCATGACATAGATGAGTACATTCAGGCCCAACTACTGCTCGCT GCCCTGAACATCACAACACATGTGCTAAAGAAGGGAGGGACGTTTGTAGCAAAG ATATTCCGAGGGAAGGACATCACCCTTCTGTATTCCCAGCTGCGGCTTTTCTTCCCTGTTGTGACGTGCGCCAAACCCCGAAGTAGCCGCAACTCCAGCATTG AGGCCTTTGTTGTTTGCCAAAACTACAGCCCCCCTGAGGGCTATGTGCCAAACATGTCCAATCCCTTGCTGGATCACTGTTACG ATGTGGATTTTAACCAGTTGGAGGGCCCTAATCGGGTCATTGTCCCCTTCCTGGCTTGTGGAGATCTGAGTGCTTACGATTCCGACCGGACGTACCCTTTACAG CTGGATCCTGAGAAGAAATATACTTATGTACCCCCCACTCAGCCTCCCATCCGCCCTCCCTACGAAGAGGCCTGCTTCTTAAAGAAACACAATCTCCTCACCAAGGAGCAAATGCCCCAACCTCAGCAGGAAACCGCCCCCTGCGAGCCtccacagcagcaagagcagggGGCTGTGTGCCTTCCTCTAGAGGCCAAGGTCATGGAAGAACTGTCGATGTGA
- the FTSJ1 gene encoding tRNA (cytidine(32)/guanosine(34)-2'-O)-methyltransferase isoform X4 produces MGRSSKDKRDIYYRLAKEEGWRARSAFKLLQLDEEYHLFQGVSRAVDLCAAPGSWSQVLSRKLKGEDAKNSDVKIVAVDLQAMAPLPGVIQIQGDITKVSTAKEIICHFEGQPADLVVCDGAPDVTGLHDIDEYIQAQLLLAALNITTHVLKKGGTFVAKIFRGKDITLLYSQLRLFFPVVTCAKPRSSRNSSIEAFVVCQNYSPPEGYVPNMSNPLLDHCYDVDFNQLEGPNRVIVPFLACGDLSAYDSDRTYPLQLDPEKKYTYVPPTQPPIRPPYEEACFLKKHNLLTKEQMPQPQQETAPCEPPQQQEQGAVCLPLEAKVMEELSM; encoded by the exons ATGGGACGTTCCTCCAAGGACAAGCGTGACATTTACTACCGCCTGGCCAAAGAAGAGGGATGGCGAGCCCGCAGCGCATTCAAACTTCTGCAACTGGATGAGGAATATCATTTGTTTCAAG GTGTCTCCAGGGCTGTGGATCTCTGTGCAGCTCCTGGGAGCTGGAGCCAGGTTTTAAGCCGAAAGCTCAA AGGAGAAGACGCTAAAAACTCAGATGTCAAAATAGTGGCTGTAGATTTGCAAGCCATGGCTCCATTGCCTGGTGTCATCCAAATCCAGGGGGACATTACCAAG GTCTCTACAGCCAAGGAGATCATTTGCCATTTTGAGGGGCAGCCGGCTGACCTGGTGGTGTGTGATGGAGCCCCTGATG TGACTGGACTCCATGACATAGATGAGTACATTCAGGCCCAACTACTGCTCGCT GCCCTGAACATCACAACACATGTGCTAAAGAAGGGAGGGACGTTTGTAGCAAAG ATATTCCGAGGGAAGGACATCACCCTTCTGTATTCCCAGCTGCGGCTTTTCTTCCCTGTTGTGACGTGCGCCAAACCCCGAAGTAGCCGCAACTCCAGCATTG AGGCCTTTGTTGTTTGCCAAAACTACAGCCCCCCTGAGGGCTATGTGCCAAACATGTCCAATCCCTTGCTGGATCACTGTTACG ATGTGGATTTTAACCAGTTGGAGGGCCCTAATCGGGTCATTGTCCCCTTCCTGGCTTGTGGAGATCTGAGTGCTTACGATTCCGACCGGACGTACCCTTTACAG CTGGATCCTGAGAAGAAATATACTTATGTACCCCCCACTCAGCCTCCCATCCGCCCTCCCTACGAAGAGGCCTGCTTCTTAAAGAAACACAATCTCCTCACCAAGGAGCAAATGCCCCAACCTCAGCAGGAAACCGCCCCCTGCGAGCCtccacagcagcaagagcagggGGCTGTGTGCCTTCCTCTAGAGGCCAAGGTCATGGAAGAACTGTCGATGTGA